A portion of the Pseudorasbora parva isolate DD20220531a chromosome 1, ASM2467924v1, whole genome shotgun sequence genome contains these proteins:
- the LOC137079688 gene encoding histone H1-like, protein MAEIAPEAAETTAAKKKSPTKRLRISPGVRELIVKAVSASQERSGVSLPALKKALAADGYNVEKNNSRIKFSLNNLVSNDILVLVKGTGASGSFRLNKKHAEAKKAAPKAKKPAAAKAKAAAVKKAKAAKKSPKKAKKPAATAAKKATRSPKKAKKPAAAKKAAKSPKKAKAAKPKAAKPKAAKPKRAAPKKR, encoded by the coding sequence ATGGCAGAAATCGCTCCAGAAGCTGCTGAGACAACCGCGGCCAAGAAGAAATCACCGACCAAACGCCTGAGAATTAGCCCAGGCGTCCGCGAGCTCATCGTCAAGGCTGTGTCCGCATCGCAGGAGAGGAGCGGTGTGTCCCTCCCGGCACTGAAGAAAGCGCTCGCTGCCGACGGATACAATGTGGAGAAGAACAACTCCCGCATCAAGTTCTCCCTGAATAACTTGGTGTCTAATGACATCCTGGTGCTGGTCAAAGGGACCGGGGCCTCCGGCTCCTTCAGACTCAACAAGAAACATGCCGAGGCCAAGAAAGCAGCTCCTAAAGCGAAGAAACCCGCGGCCGCTAAGGCCAAAGCTGCAGCCGTAAAGAAGGCCAAAGCCGCGAAGAAATCACCGAAGAAGGCCAAGAAACCCGCCGCCACAGCCGCTAAGAAGGCGACGAGGAGCCCCAAGAAGGCAAAGAAGCCAGCAGCCGCTAAGAAAGCAGCCAAAAGCCCTAAAAAGGCCAAGGCGGCTAAACCTAAAGCAGCAAAGCCTAAAGCCGCCAAGCCTAAAAGGGCAGCTCCCAAAAAGAGATAA